Proteins encoded together in one Impatiens glandulifera chromosome 1, dImpGla2.1, whole genome shotgun sequence window:
- the LOC124922431 gene encoding elongation of fatty acids protein 3-like, producing MEMLQVLSYYLSEHPQIVNFRWNNVQSWGSTWSFLFLSIAFYITLSLFLHLSLSLLLRRGRPVPLGPIPALHSLSMALISLTIFAGILLSSTAEIRDTRWFWRRSKITPFEWLFCFPLGTRSSGRVFFWSYAFYLSRFLQTLRSYFMILRRRKLSLFQLLNNSIVISMSFLWLEYSQSFQVFAILLTTSVYAVVYGYRFWTAIGLPGACFPFVISCKIGLLSCNVLCHVGVLLLHLFKGGCNGIGAWVFNSVLNGLILMLFLNFVVKMHLMSKTDWRSTGGERKTNSAAAVDAEELVRIR from the coding sequence ATGGAGATGCTCCAGGTTCTTTCCTATTACCTATCGGAGCATCCCCAAATCGTTAATTTCCGTTGGAACAACGTTCAATCATGGGGTTCAACTTGGTCCTTCTTATTTCTATCGATCGCTTTTTACATCACCCTTTCTCTTTTCCTCCATCTCTCCCTTTCTCTCCTCCTCCGGCGAGGTCGTCCTGTACCCTTAGGTCCAATCCCCGCCCTTCACAGCCTATCCATGGCTTTAATTTCCTTAACAATCTTCGCCGGAATTCTCTTATCTTCCACCGCCGAGATCCGTGACACCCGATGGTTCTGGCGCCGGTCAAAGATAACACCTTTTGAATGGCTCTTCTGTTTCCCACTCGGAACCCGTTCATCCGGACGAGTTTTCTTCTGGTCGTACGCTTTTTACCTCTCAAGATTCCTCCAAACTCTCCGGTCGTATTTCATGATTCTCCggcggagaaaactctccttaTTTCAACTATTGAACAACTCAATCGTCATTTCCATGTCGTTTCTCTGGCTTGAATACTCTCAATCGTTTCAAGTGTTTGCCATATTGTTGACGACCTCTGTTTACGCTGTCGTTTATGGGTATAGGTTTTGGACGGCGATTGGGCTTCCGGGCGCTTGTTTTCCGTTTGTAATTAGCTGTAAGATTGGGCTTTTGAGCTGTAATGTTTTGTGTCATGTCGGAGTTTTGTTGCTTCATTTGTTTAAAGGTGGATGTAATGGAATTGGAGCTTGGGTTTTCAATTCGGTGCTTAATGGTTTGATTTTGATGTTGTTCTTGAATTTCGTTGTGAAGATGCATCTTATGAGTAAGACAGACTGGCGATCGACCGGTGGAGAGAGAAAGACTAACTCGGCGGCGGCGGTGGATGCGGAGGAATTAGTCCGGATCCGGTGA